In Felis catus isolate Fca126 chromosome A2, F.catus_Fca126_mat1.0, whole genome shotgun sequence, the following proteins share a genomic window:
- the LOC123384134 gene encoding MAP/microtubule affinity-regulating kinase 3-like, with translation MKLTQYILTGKQSDVKFIRKTQEDPAGLQGLCREAQNMKTSSHPSVVKSLKVINRKKSLVLLSKYVSRDKLCDDFTHHGQVTEEVPDKFCQLLSVVEYCHQQGMIGGDQKLETLLFDKKLKQREHTPSANAWSLGVVWYCLATGFEPFEGEVFWEAERNMENREHSAWIFMSLGSENLWYTLTTIQPKISTPTTVRCWSSIATCSSTGLSSEQSSLTSEGTSIGTTISGPRCNSPATNSDTSSEHRQPGRMSLEPKNRVLKTLGKFKKLFKKHNKIEPQKTANK, from the exons ATGAAGCTGACCCAGTACATCCTAACCGGGAAGCAGTCTGATGTGAAGTTCATCAGGAAAACCCAGGAGGACCCCGCTGGCCTCCAGGGACTTTGTCGTGAAGCCCAGAATATGAAGACCTCAAGTCACCCAAGTGTTGTCAAGTCACTCAAGGTGATCAACAGGAAGAAATCGTTAGTcctcctttcaaaatatgtaagcAGAGACAAGCTGTGTGACGATTTTACGCACCATGGCCAAGTGACGGAGGAGGTTCCAGACAAATTCTGCCAGCTGTTATCGGTTGTGGAGTACTGCCACCAACAAGGTATGATCGGCGGGGATCAGAAGCTGGAGACACTGCTTTTTGACAAGAAGCTGAAG CAAAGGGAGCACACCCCTTCCGCAAACgcttggagcctgggggtggTTTGGTACTGCTTGGCCACCGGGTTTGAGCCGTTTGAGGGGGAAGTCTTCTGGGAAGCGGAACGAAATATGGAAAACAGGGAACACAGTGCTTGGATTTTCATGTCCCTGGGGAGTGAAAACCTGTGGTACACGTTGACAACCATCCAGCCCAAGATCAGCACACCAACCACAGTCCGCTGCTGGAGCTCCATCGCAACCTGTTCCAGCACAGGCCTGTCCTCAGAGCAGAGTAGTCTGACCTCCGAAGGGACCAGCATAGGGACCACGATCAGCGGGCCCAGATGCAACTCACCAGCCACAAACTCCGACACCAGCAGTGAACACAGGCAGCCAGGGAGGATGTCCCTAGAGCCAAAAAATCGGGTTCTCAAAACTCTTGgtaaattcaaaaaattattcaaaaaacacaataaaatagaacCCCAAAAAACTGCAAATAAATGA